Proteins from a single region of Pungitius pungitius chromosome 4, fPunPun2.1, whole genome shotgun sequence:
- the foxr1 gene encoding forkhead box protein R1 isoform X1, with protein sequence MSFQLRTEARLCQLHCCVGLTDWDMDKELKLATTTDQFHHDDKLMDQYVVQRPCARPPRRKDEFIWYDKTSDSFVKPNLWLLVNPSIACPIRHREPLPPPQGVPGPVREASAAPLGGPRPGLHEDHMVPCSLQTPHFNEMLGRSKMKTSPIDQRRTGEREEPRRRSNDASVVQDTKTLKPGCWPRPPVNYCILIALALKSSHTGGLKVQQIYNFTREHFPFFQTAPDGWKNTIRHNLCFNSSFRKTCNQLCRDGKRKSCFWHLTLDGQRRLRDDVGALTGESSRQLERSMSRPDVIQSLFAM encoded by the exons ATGAGCTTCCAGCTGAGGACCGAGGCGCGTCTCTGCCAGCTGCACTGCTGCGTGGGCCTGACGGACTGGGACATGGACAAGGAGCTGAAGCTGGCCACCACCACCGACCAGTTCCACCACG acGACAAGCTGATGGACCAATACGTGGTCCAGAGGCCCTGTGCCAGACCCCCCAGGAGGAAGGATGAATTCATCTGGTACGACAAGACGTCAG ACTCCTTCGTGAAGCCCAACCTGTGGCTGCTGGTGAACCCCAGCATCGCCTGTCCCATCCGCCACCgggagcccctcccccccccgcagggggTCCCGGGCCCCGTGCGGGAAGCGTCCGCGGCTCCGCTGGGGGGCCCCCGGCCCGGCCTCCACGAGGACCACATGGTACCGTGTTCTCTGCAAACGCcacattttaatgaaatgttgGGAAG ATCAAAGATGAAGACGTCTCCAATCGACCAGCGACGAACCGGCGAAAGGGAAGAACCCCGACGTCGCAG TAACGATGCATCTGTGGTCCAGGACACTAAGACCCTGAAGCCGGGATGCTGGCCCCGCCCACCTGTGAACTACTGCATCCTCATCGCCTTGGCGCTGAAGAGCAGCCACACGGGGGGGCTCAAGGTGCAGCAGATTTACAACTTCACCAG ggAGCACTTCCCCTTCTTCCAGACGGCTCCGGACGGCTGGAAGAACACCATCCGGCACAACCTGTGCTTCAACAGCAGCTTCCGCAAGACCTGCAACCAGCTGTGCCGGGACGGCAAGAGGAAGTCGTGCTTCTGGCACCTGACGCTGGACGGCCAGCGGCGGCTGAGGGACGACGTCGGCGCGCTGACGGGGGAGTCGTCGCGGCAGCTGGAGAGGAGCATGTCCCGCCCAG ATGTGATTCAGAGTTTATTCGCCATGTGA
- the foxr1 gene encoding forkhead box protein R1 isoform X2, producing the protein MSFQLRTEARLCQLHCCVGLTDWDMDKELKLATTTDQFHHDDKLMDQYVVQRPCARPPRRKDEFIWYDKTSDSFVKPNLWLLVNPSIACPIRHREPLPPPQGVPGPVREASAAPLGGPRPGLHEDHMIKDEDVSNRPATNRRKGRTPTSQDTKTLKPGCWPRPPVNYCILIALALKSSHTGGLKVQQIYNFTREHFPFFQTAPDGWKNTIRHNLCFNSSFRKTCNQLCRDGKRKSCFWHLTLDGQRRLRDDVGALTGESSRQLERSMSRPDVIQSLFAM; encoded by the exons ATGAGCTTCCAGCTGAGGACCGAGGCGCGTCTCTGCCAGCTGCACTGCTGCGTGGGCCTGACGGACTGGGACATGGACAAGGAGCTGAAGCTGGCCACCACCACCGACCAGTTCCACCACG acGACAAGCTGATGGACCAATACGTGGTCCAGAGGCCCTGTGCCAGACCCCCCAGGAGGAAGGATGAATTCATCTGGTACGACAAGACGTCAG ACTCCTTCGTGAAGCCCAACCTGTGGCTGCTGGTGAACCCCAGCATCGCCTGTCCCATCCGCCACCgggagcccctcccccccccgcagggggTCCCGGGCCCCGTGCGGGAAGCGTCCGCGGCTCCGCTGGGGGGCCCCCGGCCCGGCCTCCACGAGGACCACATG ATCAAAGATGAAGACGTCTCCAATCGACCAGCGACGAACCGGCGAAAGGGAAGAACCCCGACGTCGCAG GACACTAAGACCCTGAAGCCGGGATGCTGGCCCCGCCCACCTGTGAACTACTGCATCCTCATCGCCTTGGCGCTGAAGAGCAGCCACACGGGGGGGCTCAAGGTGCAGCAGATTTACAACTTCACCAG ggAGCACTTCCCCTTCTTCCAGACGGCTCCGGACGGCTGGAAGAACACCATCCGGCACAACCTGTGCTTCAACAGCAGCTTCCGCAAGACCTGCAACCAGCTGTGCCGGGACGGCAAGAGGAAGTCGTGCTTCTGGCACCTGACGCTGGACGGCCAGCGGCGGCTGAGGGACGACGTCGGCGCGCTGACGGGGGAGTCGTCGCGGCAGCTGGAGAGGAGCATGTCCCGCCCAG ATGTGATTCAGAGTTTATTCGCCATGTGA
- the LOC119224432 gene encoding putative C-type lectin domain family 20 member A: MKICVCGAFLLLLFLCATVAGLGSVVVKHYEYVKHHYTWDEAQKHCRSEFTDLGTIFKKSDEETNLESYAAWVRLYKINGNWVWFDGQTMSSNDDRWEPNATHPSDSCAVVYYGSNKLTGSKCDRYAFFYCYVGHSGGWYTFVPESKTRSEAEAYCNTKHDHLASFDRGQLLGSEVKEQDFPVWTGLRREGGAWKWSYGLSEYRNWPSVEPGDQDVCVAISSKDKKMSAKSCSARFPFVCLSTNLLLVKENKTWEEALDHCRALGAVDKGQYDLVSVQPDDDFVTTVMQQADTEEVWVGLRFLAGSWLWVNGATLLYPDLPLCPPLLQRCGALPKSSGDFVLADCLERRNFLCYRKQ; this comes from the exons ATGAAGATCTGCGTCTGTggagccttcctcctcctcctcttcctctgcgctACAGTGGCTGGACTGGGATCAGTGGTGGTTAAACATTATGAGTACGTAAAGCACCATTACACCTGGGATGAAGCTCAGAAGCACTGCAGAAG tGAGTTCACCGACTTGGGGACCATCTTTAAGAAGTCCGATGAAGAAACAAATTTGGAATCTTACGCTGCGTGGGTCCGCCTGTACAAAATAAACGGTAACTGGGTGTGGTTTGATGGACAAACAATGTCATCCAATGACGACCGCTGGGAACCAAACGCAACGCACCCTTCAGACAGCTGTGCAGTCGTCTATTACGGCAGCAACAA GTTAACTGGCAGCAAATGTGACAGATACGCCTTCTTCTACTGTTACGTGGGGCATTCCGGTGGCTGGTACACCTTCGTACCAGAGTCAAAGACTAGGAGTGAAGCCGAGGCGTACTGCAACACAAAGCACGACCATCTGGCATCTTTTGACAGAGGCCAACttttggggtcagaggtcaaggagCAGGACTTCCCCGTCTGGACCGGACTTCGCCGAGAGG GGGGGGCGTGGAAGTGGAGCTACGGCTTGTCAGAGTACAGAAATTGGCCCTCAGTCGAGCCAGGAGACCAGGATGTCTGCGTCGCCATCTCCTCCAAGGACAAGAAGATGTCCGCCAAGAGCTGCTCAGCCCGGTTTCCCTTCGTCTGCCTGAGCACCAACCTGCTCCTGGTGAAGGAGAACAAGACGTGGGAGGAGGCGCTGGACCACTGCCGAGCCCTCGGCGCCGTCGACAAAGGGCAGTACGACCTGGTGAGCGTGCAGCCGGACGACGACTTCGTGACCACCGTGATGCAGCAGGCCGACACCGAGGAG GTGTGGGTGGGCCTCCGGTTCCTGGCCGGTTCCTGGCTGTGGGTGAACGGGGCGACCCTTCTGTACCCCGACTTGCCGTTGtgcccccccctgctgcagcGCTGCGGAGCGCTGCCCAAGAGCAGCGGTGACTTTGTGCTGGCAGACTGTCTCGAGAGAAGAAACTTCTTGTGCTACCGCAAACAGTGA